One Malassezia restricta chromosome III, complete sequence DNA segment encodes these proteins:
- a CDS encoding sugar transporter: MKFYELPSIPGSSRIRGWSLTAFCAFVCASGFLLFGYDQGVMSLLITEPMLATSMPKIASYSPNGANQEEYYAKHNDDPVEYHPEAFDANVQGAVVSCYELGCLIGSGFVLFKGDTLGRRWCVVIGSIIMIIGTIIMVADDHMSTFIVGRIIAGVGNGLNTATIPMLQSELSRPQYRGLLVFIEGALLAGGVMLSYWIDFGFFFLKFNSVQWRFPIAFQIVFAMILLFGVLVMPESPRWLVKKGRKEDANKVLSQLYDRPLDDAEVQQELNTLMDTIRKTEMDLGPFKLKELVTNGPHQNFYRLLLGCGSQCMQQWTGINNLTYYASTVFKMVQPDDVASRALVASSGILYFIAASCAIFFIDIAGRRMLMIWCACGMMICFAIIAGMVQMVKHPEYTPGGDTKSYGKVAEAFIYLYFIPWSLGWLGMTWLYPAEINPIRTRAPATALSTCTNWLMNFTVVMISPPAFENLEGHTFTMFGAFNLIFMPIVYVFYPETKRRGLEEMDLFFADAHKEGFWKASRFQTTAVYLSVTRPYLTSEEVDAIISQREDLGGSRFNKPAITNDLDAIEPEEEGLQA, translated from the coding sequence ATGAAGTTTTATGAGCTTCCTTCGATTCCTGGCTCTTCTAGAATCAGGGGCTGGTCTCTCACAGCCTTCTGTGCCTTTGTATGCGCAAGTGGTTTCTTGCTTTTCGGTTATGATCAGGGTGTCATGTCATTGCTGATCACAGAGCCCATGCTGGCCACAAGCATGCCCAAAATCGCCTCTTACAGCCCAAATGGTGCTAACCAAGAAGAATACTATGCCAAGCACAACGACGATCCTGTTGAATACCATCCTGAAGCCTTTGACGCCAATGTTCAGGGTGCTGTTGTCAGTTGTTATGAGCTTGGATGTTTGATTGGGTCTGGTTTTGTGCTTTTCAAGGGTGATACGCTTGGTCGTCGTTGGTGTGTGGTGATTGGTTCGATTATCATGATTATCGGCACGATCATCATGGTGGCCGATGACCATATGTCCACTTTCATTGTCGGTCGTATTATCGCTGGTGTGGGTAATGGTTTAAATACTGCAACCATTCCTATGCTTCAGTCCGAGCTTTCGAGGCCGCAGTACCGTGGTTTGCTTGTGTTTATTGAGGGCGCCTTGCTTGCTGGTGGCGTCATGCTCTCGTATTGGATCGACTTCGGTTTCTTTTTCCTTAAATTCAACTCGGTTCAGTGGCGTTTCCCTATTGCCTTCCAGATTGTCTTTGCCATGATTCTTCTTTTCGGTGTCTTGGTTATGCCGGAATCACCCCGTTGGCTTGTCAAAAAGGGTCGTAAAGAGGATGCTAACAAGGTGCTTAGCCAGCTTTACGACCGCCCGCTTGACGATGCTGAGGTGCAACAGGAACTTAACACGCTCATGGATACTATCCGCAAGACTGAAATGGATTTGGGTCCGTTCAAGCTCAAAGAGCTGGTTACAAACGGACCTCACCAAAACTTTTACCGTTTGTTGCTTGGTTGTGGCTCTCAATGTATGCAGCAATGGACTGGTATCAACAACCTGACGTATTATGCTAGTACGGTGTTCAAGATGGTTCAGCCTGATGATGTCGCAAGTCGTGCGCTTGTTGCCAGTAGCGGTATCTTGTATTTCATTGCCGCCTCTTGCGCCATCTTCTTTATTGACATTGCCGGTCGTCGAATGCTAATGATCTGGTGTGCATGCGGTATGATGATTTGCTTTGCTATCATTGCGGGTATGGTTCAGATGGTCAAGCACCCTGAATATACTCCTGGGGGCGACACTAAGTCATACGGTAAGGTGGCTGAGGCTTTCATTTACTTGTACTTCATTCCTTGGTCCCTCGGCTGGCTCGGTATGACTTGGCTCTACCCTGCTGAAATCAACCCTATTCGTACTCGTGCACCCGCCACCGCCTTGTCGACTTGCACGAACTGGCTGATGAACTTTACTGTCGTCATGATCTCGCCACCTGCCTTTGAAAATTTGGAGGGTCACACATTCACTATGTTTGGTGCTTTCAACCTGATCTTTATGCCGATTGTTTACGTATTCTACCCTGAAACCAAGCGCCGTGGTCTTGAAGAAATGGACTTGTTCTTTGCTGACGCGCACAAGGAGGGCTTCTGGAAGGCTAGTCGCTTCCAGACGACCGCTGTGTACCTATCTGTTACCCGCCCTTACCTTACCTCTGAGGAAGTTGACGCTATCATTTCTCAGCGCGAAGACCTTGGTGGTAGCCGATTCAACAAACCAGCCATCACTAATGATTTGGATGCCATTGAGCCGGAGGAAGAAGGGCTGCAGGCCTAG
- a CDS encoding proteasome activator subunit 4: protein MDVDFLTDDPLDDVKWPIQHLEVTPRFLHWLPYRSITQVEYDALLVRALENLSRSVQTEQWGTNLMEWCQYLKYLFALKYPMSLALRARMARLFYELAVMPKLDASLTEMAATICVHLLSPKQQISIKDLELPWKPLYHVLEHAVRHKQRRIGSSSIAGVLLDLAECCQRFFPASEASAMLEAMLPNLDGHDLNSVISVQALLVHFLPLSKPDEWLPALFQLWATFKSSLFDDQMLDLLARLTELHVTEPHSTSKWSETGIFSDEQFALIMTKCLRSAGLPVGVNKTANAALMAQSASVRAGADATASQKTLRMKKPSDRLHSFALILVYSIACDDPNVSSFGGSKALAHLAQFVQATEMYFHPSNWGPWQEQLATFVQHLTWTFARRVKAEKQDDCRTPAEWRITPRIQEEFVRILRTICLLSLFSKDPVTSLSTQSSLKRMAFLQPELILPAILQRSYNSLEALETTQRTGVVIAVLATTSQPMLSRSLYAAGAKHLAPLLHLCLPGIDMNDSMKTMSTCMFILSASISLVISDASMNMDDYDDETLIRVDDESVSTLSAEDYAARLSTADLDAWSTEFIRRVLALFAALPEEGKGGKIGEKNEEAVLNMLIATCDAFCSSLGEEAFLRCFDLVLDYVRTTTAANGVKVVGSLIGCFARANSSVVLQHIIPLSCERIKAELEHGASSIRTTTTSVPCPQDTTLHWHINVLSNAIMFSGSALLPYRQEILSIMALLIDNCRSERAYVLNGKFVQRVLTALVHTYPSEQRCVNPDEWDSDVRRFHSHRLFGRLYTQDQVTVSWHVPSKDEVDMAVEILEKVISPVLDRLDALFASSSLTHDEVWHNDVCRYLHVVRYALAGQVDLASDAYYRQSVVPTEDMDDMDDVDPSTRVPPMDMGQGMAAITPSDPRFTCVMAFRERVGTLLQRVSEVVLTLSADHVDAMKQVVRALRTYLVPHSAHTEEVQGLAKSVAFFRTIGRRWAKQQRFPRILWIRRAMLYHVTRQRLQYLYLGRTACDNALILWLERLCTSHYVPVRRIAQTTLESVCTMYRGTRWLCLPSLLEHLSPTASDEQVKGALYVLAAKSFQRTIVRNPRFTRPVLRALFCLQSRSRPSIQKLVRSILSDLASKLVDPAMFKAYFPLPSLHDVASTFMTVPQRTETPRMAWLQKANASVAALQRDMLELLKSPKTHWAFAQLAMRVLRAVLSRDQPVQPAIAEHVARLAISDDPGMRLHAQTTLVHILYLSKLQSFTDGIDLYLERMHQPLKHCEPTQYTDAPEKRAAMFHAPLSSTSHLHDRPVEGWLVWPAYDTYYTTGPLPPLPLETKQTLDAIARVVNTDAWWQAFVRHMSLEMERDYMAADTTTLVKSLFQMLGTTPLTYAKPYIEQLVNDRDRHKHRAAAELTGGIVRGAKHWAPDVAQEALHAWLGSWLSRVMCDCTLDSQPAWQMWVEYVFQQRDPRRLYALLTFLWDHSKGALSAKGQHLGPGQQAHALQLLASAVHALQAKSHGWDEGNKLTDALFSHFAHDYQEVRKAVCETLVEWEWTWLRPSLKSVPELLAHSRSAHGSLLAHSDVMRQRCEALQKQLRSWRAQRQPLAYGTSKYDVIASTGALWVCLCLDDHRLGPMSTYVLSLVPDLFEAFQLRDNEELSETAHDVLVQVASHPFSVAQVPVLLEALLDILRRSESWHSRLDALPLLQIVYFQNLYLLSHDMKRCILDVLCSLLHDPHVEVRDMAATTLAGIVRCSQRAHITELSQTFADMAAVPIPRRGSPGYEAAMTQVHAGVLGACALVAAFPYDVPSWMPSLVLDTIAVHSESPVPISTTVRRCAADFRRTHQDTWAEDQHKFGDRVQEVHDFTVGRSDYFA, encoded by the coding sequence ATGGACGTTGATTTCCTCACGGATGATCCTCTAGATGATGTTAAATGGCCAATTCAACATCTAGAAGTGACTCCCAGGTTTCTTCATTGGCTACCTTACCGCTCTATCACACAAGTCGAGTATGACGCTTTGCTGGTAAGGGCCCTGGAAAATCTGAGTCGCTCCGTACAGACGGAGCAATGGGGCACTAATTTAATGGAGTGGTGTCAATATTTGAAGTACTTATTCGCTTTGAAGTATCCGAtgtcgctcgcgcttcgAGCTCGTATGGCTCGTCTCTTCTATGAGCTGGCAGTCATGCCTAAGCTCGATGCTTCATTGACGGAAATGGCGGCGACAATTTGTGTGCATTTGCTAAGTCCGAAACAACAAATAAGCATCAAGGACCTGGAATTGCCTTGGAAGCCTTTATATCATGTGTTGGAGCATGCAGTTCGCCACAAGCAACGAAGAATCGGTTCATCCTCCATAGCAGGTGTGCTCTTGGACTTGGCGGAATGCTGTCAGCGTTTTTTTCCGGCTTCTGAAGCATCAGCTATGTTAGAGGCAATGCTTCCGAATCTAGACGGACATGACTTAAATTCCGTCATTTCTGTACAAGCCCTCCTCGTGCATTTTCTTCCTTTATCGAAACCGGATGAATGGCTTCCAGCATTATTCCAACTTTGGGCGACATTCAAGTCTTCTCTATTTGATGACCAGATGCTTGATCTTTTGGCGCGTCTGACTGAGCTACATGTGACGGAGCCGCATAGCACATCGAAGTGGTCGGAAACAGGCATCTTCAGTGACGAACAATTTGCGTTGATCATGACCAAGTGCTTACGGTCAGCGGGTCTTCCAGTTGGTGTGAACAAAACGGCTAATGCTGCCTTGATGGCACAGTCTGCCTCCGTTCGCGCGGGTGCAGATGCTACGGCTTCCCAAAAGACGTTACGCATGAAAAAACCAAGCGATCGACTGCACTCGTTCGCACTAATTCTTGTTTACAGTATAGCCTGTGATGATCCGAACGTCAGCTCGTTCGGTGGCTCAAAAGCATTGGCGCACCTTGCACAGTTTGTACAAGCAACAGAGATGTACTTTCATCCATCTAACTGGGGACCTTGGCAAGAGCAGCTCGCAACCTTTGTTCAGCACCTTACTTGGACATTTGCGCGACGTGTAAAGGCAGAAAAACAGGATGACTGTCGGACACCTGCAGAGTGGCGAATCACACCCAGGATCCAGGAGGAGTTTGTCAGGATTTTGCGGACTATTTGCTTGTTGAGTTTATTTTCAAAAGATCCTGTGACTTCGCTGTCCACACAGTCCAGTTTGAAGCGCATGGCATTCTTGCAACCTGAATTGATCTTGCCGGCCATCCTTCAACGAAGTTACAATTCCCTCGAAGCACTCGAAACGACACAACGAACGGGCGTAGTGATTGCGGTGTTAGCAACCACGTCACAGCCAATGCTATCACGTTCACTCTATGCCGCAGGAGCTAAGCATCTGGCTCCCCTACTGCACTTGTGCCTTCCTGGTATCGATATGAATGACTCTATGAAGACGATGAGTACATGTATGTTCATTCTTAGTGCAAGTATCTCGCTGGTTATATCAGATGCTTCAATGAATATGGACGATTACGATGACGAGACTCTGATACGTGTTGACGATGAAAGCGTGTCCACTTTATCAGCCGAAGACTATGCTGCGCGTCTATCGACAGCTGATCTTGATGCTTGGAGTACTGAATTTATTCGTCGCGTGCTTGCACTTTTCGCAGCGCTTCCAGAAGAAGGCAAGGGTGGAAAAATTGGAGAAAAGAATGAAGAGGCAGTACTGAACATGTTGATTGCCACATGCGATGCCTTTTGTAGCTCGCTGGGCGAAGAAGCTTTCTTGCGGTGTTTCGATTTGGTGCTAGACTATGTGCGCACGACAACAGCGGCAAATGGCGTAAAGGTTGTTGGCTCGTTGATTGGATGCTTTGCTCGAGCGAACAGTAGTGTTGTGTTGCAGCATATTATTCCCCTATCGTGCGAGCGTATCAAGGCAGAGCTTGAGCATGGAGCATCATCAATTCGCACAACGACCACCAGTGTTCCATGTCCACAGGATACGACGTTGCATTGGCACATAAATGTATTGAGTAATGCCATCATGTTTTCTGGATCAGCGCTGCTACCGTATCGTCAAGAGATTCTTTCCATCATGGCGCTGTTAATTGATAATTGCCGTTCTGAACGCGCCTATGTGTTGAATGGCAAAtttgtgcagcgcgtgtTGACGGCGTTGGTGCATACGTACCCTTCAGAACAGCGATGCGTGAATCCAGATGAATGGGACTCGGACGTGCGACGCTTTCATTCGCACCGCTTGTTTGGTCGCTTGTACACCCAAGATCAAGTAACTGTCTCCTGGCACGTACCGTCGAAAGATGAAGTGGATATGGCCGTTGAAATTCTGGAGAAAGTCATCTCGCCTGTGTTGGACAGGCTTGACGCGCTCTTTGCTTCATCGAGCTTAACGCATGACGAAGTGTGGCACAATGACGTATGTCGGTACTTGCATGTCGTGCGGTACGCTTTGGCTGGACAAGTCGATTTGGCCTCTGACGCATACTATCGGCAAAGCGTGGTGCCCACTGAAgacatggacgacatggacgatgTGGATCCTTCGACGCGTGTCCCTCCGATGGACATGGGCCAAGGTATGGCTGCTATAACGCCGAGTGATCCTCGGTTCACATGTGTCATGGCATTTCGGGAACGTGTTGGTACATTGCTTCAACGTGTATCAGAAGTTGTGTTAACGCTTTCTGCTGACCATGTGGATGCCATGAAACAAGTCGTACGTGCGTTACGCACGTATCTTGTTCCACACAGTGCGCATACAGAAGAAGTACAAGGTCTTGCCAAGTCTGTGGCTTTCTTCCGGACGATCGGGCGTCGCTGGGCCAAGCAGCAGCGTTTTCCGCGGATATTGTGGATCCGCCGTGCTATGCTTTATCATGTAACGCGCCAGCGATTGCAATACTTGTATTTGGGACGCACCGCCTGTGACAATGCATTAATTTTgtggctcgagcgcctttGCACGTCTCACTATGTTCCCGTGCGTCGTATTGCACAAACGACGCTTGAAAGTGTGTGCACGATGTATCGCGGCACCCGCTGGCTGTGCTTGCCCAGTTTGCTGGAACACCTCTCACCCACAGCAAGTGACGAGCAGGTGAAGGGTGCCTTGTATGTGCTAGCTGCGAAGTCATTTCAGCGCACCATTGTACGCAATCCGCGATTCACCAGGCCTGTGCTTCGAGCGCTTTTCTGCCTGCAAAGCCGTTCGCGCCCGTCGATTCAGAAACTTGTGCGTTCCATTTTAAGTGATCTTGCATCTAAGCTCGTCGATCCTGCGATGTTCAAGGCGTACTTTCCTTTGCCATCACTCCACGATGTGGCTTCCACATTCATGACGGTACCGCAGCGTACAGAAACGCCCCGTATGGCATGGCTACAAAAGGCAAATGCTTCCGTCGCCGCTTTGCAACGCGATATGCTCGAGCTATTAAAGTCGCCTAAAACCCACTGGGCGTTTGCACAGCTGGCGATGCGTGTACTCCGCGCAGTGCTTAGTCGTGACCAGCCGGTCCAACCTGCTATAGCCGAGCACGTTGCGCGACTGGCTATTTCAGATGATCCAGGAATGCGTCTTCATGCCCAGACAACACTCGTGCACATTCTGTACCTGTCCAAGCTTCAATCGTTCACGGACGGTATTGATTTGTACTTGGAGCGGATGCACCAGCCCCTCAAGCACTGCGAACCAACGCAGTATACCGATGCGCCTGAGAAGCGTGCTGCCATGTTCCATGCTCCGCTCAGCAGCACATCTCATCTCCACGATCGGCCTGTGGAGGGTTGGCTCGTCTGGCCTGCTTATGATACCTACTATACCACTGGCCCTCTGCCACCTCTACCACTAGAGACGAAGCAAACTCTAGACGCTatcgcacgcgtcgtgaACACAGATGCTTGGTGGCAGGCATTTGTGCGCCACATGTCGCTGGAAATGGAGCGTGACTATATGGCTGCTGACACGACGACTTTAGTCAAGAGCCTTTTCCAAATGCTGGGCACGACACCGCTCACTTATGCCAAGCCATACATTGAGCAATTGGTGAATGATCGGGATCGACATAAgcatcgcgctgctgccgaacTTACTGGTGGAATTGTGCGTGGAGCGAAGCATTGGGCGCcggacgtggcgcaggaagcACTCCATGCATGGCTAGGGTCGTGGCTGTCTCGTGTCATGTGTGATTGCACGCTCGACAGCCAACCGGCGTGGCAGATGTGGGTCGAATATGTGttccagcagcgcgaccCTCGACGTCTCTATGCACTCTTGACATTTTTGTGGGACCACTCAAAGGGTGCACTCAGTGCTAAAGGACAGCATCTTGGACCTGGACAACAAGCACACGCATTGCAGCTTTTGGCAAGTGCCGTGCACGCATTGCAGGCCAAGTCGCATGGGTGGGATGAGGGTAATAAACTGACTGATGCCCTCTTTTCTCACTTTGCGCATGATTATCAAGAAGTGCGCAAGGCTGTATGTGAAACCTTGGTCGAGTGGGAGTGGACATGGTTGCGGCCTTCGCTGAAAAGTGTGCCAGAACTGTTAGCTCACAGTCGCAGCGCACATGGCTCCTTGTTGGCCCACAGTGATGTCATGCGCCAGAGATGTGAGGCTCTACAGAAGCAATTACGTTCTTGGCGCGCACAGCGACAACCATTGGCGTATGGTACCTCGAAGTACGATGTGATTGCCTCGACCGGGGCGTTATGGGTATGCTTGTGTTTAGACGATCACCGACTTGGGCCCATGTCCACCTATGTGCTCTCGCTTGTGCCAGATCTCTTCGAGGCATTCCAGCTGCGCGATAATGAGGAATTGTCAGAGACAGCTCACGACGTGCTGGTGCAAGTGGCATCTCATCCATTCAGCGTTGCCCAAGTGCccgtgctgctcgaggcgctcctgGACATTCTGCGCCGCTCAGAATCATGGCACTCGCGACTCGATGCATTGCCGCTGTTACAAATCGTCTACTTCCAAAACCTGTATCTTTTGTCGCATGACATGAAGCGCTGCATCCTAGATGTATTGTGCTCGCTCCTGCACGATCCTCACGTTGAGGTACGCGACATGGCGGCAACGACGCTTGCGGGTATTGTGCGGTGctcgcagcgtgcgcataTCACGGAGTTGTCACAGACTTTTGCAGACATGGCTGCCGT